Proteins found in one Serinicoccus marinus DSM 15273 genomic segment:
- the lgt gene encoding prolipoprotein diacylglyceryl transferase, whose protein sequence is MPLLTHLSHLSASSAGEDSPLRWEDLGLTQGIDLGFFTVRYYALAYVVGILLGYWHFNRMSKAPGSPITPRQVDDLMIGVIFGIIIGGRLGYATFYNPSLWTSWEILMPWNGGMSFHGGLIGVLVAMAWFCWRQKLPPLRVTDYIAVNVPIGMMLGRIANFVNGELWGRPSDVPWAMVFPGAGEEPRHPSQLYEAALEGALLIVVLFWLFWRTRARWRPGLLAGVFAIGIGLARFVVEFFREPDAQLSEFAAATGLNMGQWLTIPLVVAGLVLVVRALRRPEVEQVTVP, encoded by the coding sequence GTGCCGCTCCTGACCCACCTCTCCCACCTCTCCGCGAGCTCGGCCGGCGAGGACTCGCCGCTGCGGTGGGAGGACCTCGGGCTGACCCAGGGCATCGACCTGGGCTTCTTCACGGTGCGCTACTACGCGCTCGCGTATGTCGTCGGCATCCTGCTCGGCTACTGGCACTTCAACCGCATGTCCAAGGCCCCGGGCAGCCCGATCACGCCGCGTCAGGTCGACGACCTCATGATCGGTGTGATCTTCGGCATCATCATCGGCGGACGCCTCGGCTACGCGACCTTCTACAACCCCTCGCTGTGGACCTCGTGGGAGATCCTCATGCCCTGGAACGGCGGCATGAGCTTCCACGGCGGTCTCATCGGTGTGCTCGTGGCGATGGCGTGGTTCTGCTGGCGGCAGAAGCTGCCGCCGCTGCGGGTCACCGACTACATCGCGGTCAACGTGCCGATCGGCATGATGCTGGGCCGCATCGCGAACTTCGTCAACGGCGAGCTCTGGGGTCGCCCCAGCGACGTGCCCTGGGCCATGGTCTTCCCGGGCGCCGGCGAGGAGCCACGGCATCCCAGCCAGCTCTACGAGGCGGCGCTCGAGGGCGCGCTGCTCATCGTCGTGCTCTTCTGGCTCTTCTGGCGGACCCGCGCCCGGTGGCGGCCCGGCCTGCTCGCCGGGGTCTTCGCGATCGGCATCGGCCTGGCGCGCTTCGTCGTGGAGTTCTTCCGCGAGCCGGACGCCCAGCTCTCCGAGTTCGCCGCCGCCACCGGTCTCAACATGGGCCAGTGGCTGACCATCCC